The proteins below come from a single Balaenoptera acutorostrata chromosome 2, mBalAcu1.1, whole genome shotgun sequence genomic window:
- the INSL3 gene encoding insulin-like 3, translated as MDPLRLTWALVLLGPALALALGPAPAQEAPEKLCGHHFVRALVRLCGGPRWSPEDGRPVAGGDRELLQWLEGQHLLHGLMASGDPMLVLAPQPLPQASRHHHHRHRRAAATNPVRHCCLSGCTRQDLLTLCPH; from the exons ATGGACCCCCTTCGGCTCACCTGGGCGCTGGTGCTGCTGGGCCCGGCCCTGGCGCTCGCCCTAGGCCCTGCCCCCGCCCAGGAAGCGCCAGAGAAGCTGTGCGGCCACCACTTCGTGCGCGCGCTGGTGCGGCTGTGCGGGGGCCCGCGCTGGTCCCCCGAGGATGGGCGACCTGTGGCTGGCGGTGACC GTGAGCTGCTACAGTGGCTGGAAGGACAACATCTCCTCCATGGGCTGATGGCCAGTGGGGACCCCATGCTGGTACTCGCcccacagcccctgccccaggcctctcGCCATCACCACCACCGCCACCGCCGGGCAGCTGCCACCAACCCTGTCCGTCACTGCTGCCTCAGTGGCTGCACCCGGCAAGACCTGCTGACCCTCTGTCCCCACTGA
- the JAK3 gene encoding tyrosine-protein kinase JAK3: MAPPSEETPLIPQRSCSLSSSEAGALHVLLPPRGPGPPQCLSFSFGDHSAEELCVWAAKASGILPVYHSLFALALEDLSCWFPPSHIFSVEDAGTQVLVYRLRFYFPNWFGLEKCHRFGLRKDLASAILDLPVLEHLFAQHRNDLVSGRLPMGLSLKEQGECLSLAVLDLAQMALEQGQRPEELLKTISYKVCLPPGLRDLIQGLSFVTRRRIRRTVRRALRRLAACQADKHSLMAKYIMDLERLDPDRATETFCVGLPGAAGGQDAPGLLRVAGGSGIAWSPGEHKVLQPFCDFPEIVDISIKQAPRIGPAGEHRLVTITRTDNQILEAEFPGLPAALSFVALVDGYFRLTTDSGHYFCKEVAPPRLLEQVAEQCHGPITLDFAINKLKTGGSLPGSFVLRRSPQDFDSYLLTVCVPTPLGPDYKGCLIRCDPTGTFSLAGLGRPHSSLRELLAACWDGGLHVDGVELNLTFCCSPRPKEKSNLIVVRRDCNPPTSSPVQPQSQCQLSQMTFHKIPADSLEWHENLGHGSFTKIYRGCRHEVVDGEARETEVLLKVMDAKHKNCMESFLEAATLMSQVSYQHLVLLHGVCMAGDGIMVQEFVYLGALDTYLRKCGQLVPASWKLQVIKQLAYALNYLEDKGLPHGNVSARKVLLAREGADGNLPFIKLSDPGVSPTVLSLEMLTDRIPWVAPECLQEARTLGLEADKWGFGATVWEVFSGVTMPISTLDPAKKLQFYQERQQLPAPKWMELALLIQQCMAYEPGQRPSFRAVIRDLNSLITSDYELLSDPTPGALAPRDGLWNGAQLYACQDPTIFEERHLKYISQLGKGNFGSVELCRYDPLGDNTGALVAVKQLQHSGPEQQRDFQREIQILKALHSDFIVKYRGVSYGPGRLSLRLVMEYLPSGCLRDFLQRHRARLDAGRLLLYASQICKGMEYLGSRRCVHRDLAARNILVESETHVKIADFGLAKLLPLDKDYYVVREPGQSPIFWYAPESLSDNIFSRQSDVWSFGVVLYELFTYSDKSCSPSAEFLRMMGCERDAPALCRLLELLAEGQRLPAPPACPGEVHELMKLCWAPSPQDRPPFSALGPQLDALWSGSQG, from the exons ATGGCACCTCCAAGTGAGGAGACGCCCCTGATCCCTCAGCGCTCCTGCAGCCTCTCCTCTTCAGAGGCTGGTGCCCTGCACGTGCTGCTGCCCCCTCGGGGCCCTGGACCCCCGCAGTGCCTCTCCTTCTCCTTTGGGGACCACTCAGCTGAAGAGCTATGTGTTTGGGCTGCTAAGGCCAGTG GCATCCTGCCCGTGTACCACTCCCTCTTTGCTCTGGCCTTGGAGGACCTGTCCTGTTGGTTCCCCCCGAGCCACATCTTCTCCGTGGAGGACGCGGGCACCCAGGTCCTTGTCTACAGGCTCCG CTTTTACTTCCCCAACTGGTTTGGGCTAGAGAAGTGCCACCGCTTTGGGCTACGAAAGGACTTAGCCAGTGCCATCCTTGACCTGCCAGTCCTGGAGCACCTCTTTGCCCAG CACCGCAATGACCTGGTCAGCGGCCGCCTCCCGATGGGCCTTAGCCTCAAGGAGCAGGGTGAGTGTCTCAGCTTGGCTGTGCTGGACCTGGCCCAGATGGCCCTCGAGCAGGGTCAGCGGCCCGAGGAGCTGCTGAAGACCATCAG CTACAAGGTCTGCCTGCCCCCCGGCCTGCGCGACCTGATCCAGGGCCTGAGCTTCGTGACGCGGAGGCGTATCCGAAGGACAGTGCGTCGGGCCTTGCGCCGCTTGGCCGCCTGCCAGGCTGATAAGCACTCGCTCATGGCCAAGTACATCATGGACCTCGAGCGGCTGGACCCAGACAGGGCCACCGAGACCTTCTGCGTGGGCCTCCCCGGAGCTGCTGGTGGTCAGGATGCGCCGGGGCTGCTCCGCGTGGCTGGCGGCAGTGGCATCGCCTGGAGCCCGGGAGAACACAAG GTCCTCCAGCCCTTCTGCGACTTTCCAGAAATCGTGGATATCAGCATCAAGCAGGCCCCGCGCATTGGCCCCGCCGGGGAGCACCGCCTGGTCACCATCACCAGGACAGACAACCAGATCCTG GAGGCCGAGTTCCCGGGGCTGCCCGCAGCGTTGTCCTTCGTGGCGCTCGTGGATGGCTACTTCCGGCTGACCACTGACTCCGGGCACTACTTCTGCAAGGAGGTGGCGCCGCCGCGGCTGCTGGAGCAGGTGGCTGAGCAGTGCCATGGCCCCATCAC CTTGGATTTTGCCATCAACAAACTCAAGACTGGGGGTTCACTTCCCGGCTCCTTCGTTCTCCGCCGCAGTCCCCAGGATTTCGACAGCTACCTCCTAACTGTCTGTGTCCCG ACCCCCCTGGGCCCTGATTACAAGGGCTGCCTCATCCGGTGCGACCCCACAGGAACCTTCTCCCTGGCTGGCCTTGGCCGTCCGCACAGCAGTCTTCGAGAGCTCCTGGCAGCCTGTTGGGATGGTGGGTTGCACGTGGATGGGGTTGAGCTGAACCTCACCTTCTGCTGCAGCCCCAGACCCAAAG AAAAGTCCAATCTGATTGTGGTCCGGAGAGATTGCAACCCACCCACATCATCCCCTGTTCAGCCCCAATCCCAATGCCAGCTGAGTCAGATGACATTTCACAAGATCCCTGCTGACAGCCTGGAGTGG CATGAGAACCTGGGTCACGGGTCCTTTACCAAGATTTACCGGGGCTGTCGCCATGAGGTTGTGGATGGGGAGGCCCGAGAGACAGAGGTGCTGCTCAAAGTGATGGATGCCAAGCACAAGAACTGCATGGAG tCATTCCTGGAAGCAGCGACCTTGATGAGCCAAGTGTCGTACCAGCATCTCGTGTTGCTCCATGGCGTGTGCATGGCTGGAGACG GCATAATGGTGCAGGAATTTGTATACCTGGGAGCGCTGGACACGTATCTGCGCAAGTGTGGCCAGCTGGTGCCGGCCAGCTGGAAGCTACAGGTGATCAAACAGCTGGCTTATGCCCTCAACTATCTG GAAGACAAAGGTCTCCCTCACGGCAATGTCTCAGCCCGGAAGGTGCTCCTGGCTCGGGAGGGGGCTGACGGGAACCTGCCTTTCATCAAGCTGAGTGACCCCGGTGTCAGCCCCACTGTGCTAAGCCTGGAGA TGCTCACTGACAGGATCCCCTGGGTGGCCCCTGAGTGTCTCCAGGAGGCCCGAACACTTGGCTTGGAAGCTGACAAGTGGGGCTTTGGTGCCACAGTCTGGGAGGTGTTCAGCGGTGTCACAATGCCCATCAGCACCCTGGATCCTGCCAAG aAGCTCCAGTTTTACCAGGAACGGCAGCAACTGCCTGCACCCAAGTGGATGGAGCTGGCCCTGCTGATCCAACAGTGCATGGCCTATGAGCCAGGCCAGAGGCCCTCTTTCCGCGCTGTCATCCGTGACCTGAACAGCCTCATCACTTCAG ATTATGAGCTCCTCTCAGACCCCACACCTGGTGCCCTGGCGCCCCGTGATGGGCTTTGGAATGGTGCCCAGCTCTATGCCTGCCAGGACCCTACCATCTTTGAGGAGAGACACCTCAAGTACATCTCACAGCTGGGCAAG GGCAACTTTGGCAGCGTGGAACTGTGCCGCTATGACCCGCTGGGCGACAACACAGGTGCCCTGGTGGCCGTGAAGCAGTTGCAGCACAGCGGGCCAGAACAGCAGAGGGACTTCCAGCGGGAGATCCAGATCCTCAAAGCCCTCCACAGTGACTTCATTGTCAAGTACCGGGGTGTCAGCTATGGCCCAG GCCGCCTGAGCCTGCGGCTGGTCATGGAGTACCTGCCCAGCGGCTGCCTGCGCGACTTCCTGCAGCGGCACCGCGCGCGCCTTGACGCCGGCCGCCTGCTCCTCTACGCCTCGCAAATCTGCAAG GGCATGGAGTACCTGGGCTCCCGCCGCTGCGTGCACCGCGACCTGGCAGCCCGTAACATCCTGGTGGAGAGCGAGACGCATGTCAAAATCGCCGACTTCGGCCTCGCCAAGCTGCTGCCGCTCGACAAAGACTACTACGTGGTCCGCGAGCCAGGCCAGAGCCCCATCTTCTG GTACGCCCCAGAGTCCCTCTCGGACAACATCTTCTCGCGTCAGTCGGACGTCTGGAGCTTCGGGGTCGTCCTGTACGAGCTCTTCACCTACAGTGACAAGAGCTGTAGCCCCTCAGCC GAGTTCCTGCGGATGATGGGATGCGAGAGAGATGCGCCAGCCCTCTGCCGCCTCTTGGAGCTGCTGGCCGAGGGCCAGAGGCTGCCCGCACCTCCTGCCTGTCCTGGTGAG GTTCATGAGCTCATGAAGCTGTGCTGGGCCCCTAGCCCACAAGACCGGCCACCATTCAGCGCCCTGGGCCCCCAGCTGGATGCACTGTGGAGTGGAAGCCAGGGATAG